In Chlamydiota bacterium, the DNA window TCTAAAAATTTCCGAAAGTGTTTGTGTGAATGGGATTTGTTTAACCGCTATAGAGATCAAGGATTCAAAAATTTCGTTTGATGTTTTAGATGAGACTTATCAAAAGACAAATTTAAAATTTCTTCAGTCAGGCGATTTTCTAAATTTGGAAAGAGCGCTGCGTGTTGGGGATCGATTAGGCGGTCATTTTGTGACGGGACATATCGATGGGGTGGGAAGAATAATCGATATCATAGAACGATCAAGCGAAGAAACTTTTTTAATGAAATTTCCAGAGGATTTAAGTCCCTATATTGTCCCTAAAGGCTCGATTGCTGTAGATGGGGTGAGTTTAACAATGGGTAAGGTTGACAAAAATGTTTTTGAAGTACATTTGATCCCTTATACTTTAACTCATACGAATTTAGGCGAAAAATGCAAAGACAATATCGTCAATTTGGAGGTAGATATTTTAGCTCGATATGTTCTGGGTGTTAGAAAAAAAACCAAATTCACAAACGGGAGGAAGTTGCGGATATGGAAGAGGTAAGACGTATAGGACCCGACAAGGGTGGACACTGGGAGACGGACAAAACATGAGGCAGAGGAACGTAAAAAAAGGGGGGGATGTCAACATGTTCATCAAAATATCAAGATTATGGGTTATTTTTAGCTGTATCGCTTGTGCATCAGCACTTGGGGATCTTCCCCAGAAGCTTAACTATCAAGGCAAACTCACAGACCTAAGCGGTATCGGGGTTGAAGACGGGAGTTACGCCATGAAATTCGCGTTATATGACGGTGAAACAAGCGGCACTCTTCT includes these proteins:
- a CDS encoding riboflavin synthase, whose amino-acid sequence is MFSGIIEKMGKFIQIDSSREKRRLEIGLEDNWKDLKISESVCVNGICLTAIEIKDSKISFDVLDETYQKTNLKFLQSGDFLNLERALRVGDRLGGHFVTGHIDGVGRIIDIIERSSEETFLMKFPEDLSPYIVPKGSIAVDGVSLTMGKVDKNVFEVHLIPYTLTHTNLGEKCKDNIVNLEVDILARYVLGVRKKTKFTNGRKLRIWKR